One Synechococcus sp. PROS-9-1 DNA window includes the following coding sequences:
- a CDS encoding early protein (E6) has product MPSKPRNRVGEVYGKLTVFRTSERRTKSGNAYWWCRCSCGQDREVPGDKLSHNSARKKPIVTACLDCSREFQVEGVCAKNDREEHQRRIDAEQRRSQLKGDVPDGWLSLPLTDAHARELGQVLFFRGTLCLRGHLAPYRINGGCLTCSGQKPSAAVDRCAASD; this is encoded by the coding sequence ATGCCCTCCAAGCCCCGGAACCGAGTTGGTGAGGTATACGGAAAGCTCACGGTTTTCCGTACTTCAGAGCGTCGCACCAAAAGCGGAAATGCCTATTGGTGGTGTCGATGTTCTTGTGGTCAGGATCGTGAGGTTCCAGGTGACAAGCTTTCGCATAATTCAGCCCGTAAGAAGCCAATAGTGACCGCCTGCTTGGATTGTTCTCGAGAATTTCAAGTTGAAGGTGTCTGCGCCAAAAATGACCGTGAAGAGCATCAACGACGAATTGATGCAGAGCAGCGGCGATCTCAACTGAAAGGTGACGTTCCCGATGGATGGCTATCTCTGCCGCTTACAGATGCCCATGCAAGGGAGTTGGGTCAAGTGTTGTTTTTTCGGGGCACACTATGCCTCCGAGGGCATCTTGCGCCGTATCGAATTAATGGTGGTTGTTTGACCTGCTCTGGTCAAAAGCCTTCTGCGGCTGTTGATCGTTGTGCAGCATCTGATTGA